The DNA segment TTTGCTGCAAAACTTGCCGAACGAGGGTACGTCACTTTTGCACCCCAGAATCCCTATATCGGCAAAGACGACTTTCGCACGCTCCAGCGAAAAGCGAATCCATTGAAAAAGACGCTGTTCTCCGTGATCGTCCCACAGCACGAACAGATCGTTCGTTGGCTGACGTCCCAACCGTTTGTCGCTGCGGACAAAATCGCGTTCTACGGTCTGTCGTACGGCGGGAAGGCCGCAATGCGGATCCCTCCTCTAGTACCAGGCTATTGCCTTTCGATCTGTTCGGGGGATTTCAATGAGTGGGTTGATAAGAATGCGACCACCGAATCAAATTACTCTTACGTTTGGACCGGTGAATACGAGATCTTTGAATTCGACCTGGGCCGGACTTTCAACTATGCCGAGATGGCCGCACTGATTGCGCCTCGCCCCTTTATGGTCGAACGCGGGCACTTCGACGGAGTCGGCATGGATGAGAATGTTGCCTACGAATTTGCAAAAGTGCGACACCTGTATGCTGCGAGACTTGGGATTCCAGAACGTTGCGAATTGGAATGGTTTGTTGGTCCGCATACGATCAACGGAAAAGGGACTTTTGAATTCTTAGACCGCCAATTGGATTACAACCGCAAAGCGGAATCCGAATAGGGTCGGTGTTCGAATGTTTCCGGTTTTGAATCGCCCTGTTTGATGGGGGCGTTCACTTTTCATTGATACTGAAGGGACTGTTTGAGGGACGGGATCCTGGAAGTGTCGGCTGACCTGGACGGTATTTCCCGTCAGCCGACTTGAACGCAGCGAACTGATCACGCGACCTGTTATCGGTACTCGAACTGGGCGGTCGCCGATGTATCGGAATCGCTTACCGCTCGAATCCAACAGGCGGAGAATGCCGCCGGAAATGTGTACTCGGCCGTTCGATTCGGATGGACGGTGAATTCTTTGTAGGGAACCCACAGTCCACGTCCTTCGACATCGATTTCCAACGTGATCGTGACCGGAGTTTGTGACTGATGCGATAAGGTGACCGATTTTTGATCGTAGCCGGTCATCAGATAGGGATCGGACGGGGCGTCCGCTTTCACTTTAGAATTGAGCCACGGACCACCGGACCCGACCGGTTTGCCGAACTTCCACAGATCATCGACCCCACCGAACCATAGGCCTGTTTCCAATTGAGGGTCAGCGAATACGTGATCGTCATTTTGGGCATCCGCACGGACCCCGGCTAAAACCAGCAGCCCGTTCCACGAGCAGAAATCAGAGATCTGTTTTGAGTGGCTTGAGACGGGCCGCATCTGTTCCCAGACGGGCGGTTCGCCGTTGCGAATCAAAGGAACCTCGTAGAATGTGCCATGAATGTTTGCCAGGTGTCGTTCCGATTCGACTTCACGACTTGCTCGCGGCCAGCCAGACGCAAACGGTTTGTCAAAGGCGGGATCGCCTTTTGGCAGTCGATAAACTTGGTCCCCCGCCCGCAACACGACCGAGGCATCATCCACGGTGAATTCTTGTTCGATCTTCAAAAGCGCATTTAGTTTTGGATCGGGTTCCTCTTGTTGAAAAGCGAAGCCTGATTTCGTGAAATCGAGATAGCGGTTGTCGGACGTGATCAGTCGAAGGTTCCGATTTCGTTTTGCAGGATAGAGAATCGCTTCGCGGACGTTCTCCGATCCAATATCCGCCAGACCAGCAAACAGGGTTTTGTTTTGAGGAAGGTCACCCTCAACAAAACGATCGGTGGTTTGGTGCAGAAATGCGGTCACGGTACCGTCTTGATCCGTTCTTAAACGCAACCAGACCGCTTGGAGGTCCGCAGGTAGATAGTGGGTTTTGTAGCTGTTTCCTGGGACCGTGACCGTTTCAACCTTCTTCCAAATACCGTTCCCTTCGAAATCGGCTTCGATGGTAAATGTGATCGAGGGAGAAGTGTCGGCGGAATTAACCATGTCGGGCCGCGTGACGGTTGCGTTGCCCAGAGCGGTGACGTCGACTTGTTCGGATTCGATAAACGCCATATGCGGCATCCCAAACGATCCCTTCAGATGCTCCGTCGGATTCGCGGGGATCGAGATCTTTCCGGCGGGAAAGGCTCGCGAGTAGATATGGTCTTGAAATCCCTTTCCCCACAGCAAGGTCATTTCCGTCAATTTCCATGCGGAATCCAGTTTCGGGGATCCACGTTGATCGACGGCCAAGTAGACGGTCACAGGCGAATCGACTTGGAATTCAAATCCGGGCGCGGGTTCGTGCCAGTCGCCACGAGGGAGGGTGATTCGAGGCAGCGATGCAAGCGGTTCGGGGAGCTTGCGAATGTCTTGTTGGTCGGTCGCTCTTAAAACGGTTCCGCGAGGAGCCCTCTTCTGGCCCGTTGCCAGATGCAGAACGCGACGATCGAAGCCAGCGATCAGAAACGGATCGGAAGGCGTGTTCGCTTTGACTTGGTCTTCAATCCAGGGACCACCATATCCATTGGCCGGGCCCCAGCTTTTTAGGTCGTCATAGTTTCCGAACCAAAGATTACTTTGCGGTTGTCCCGCCAGATGGTTCCCTTGGATGCTCGTTTCGTCAGTGGCCAAAACAAGCCGACCATTCCAGTCGCAGAAGTCGGGCACGTAACGCAGGTGACTGCCGATGGGGCGGATGCCCGCAGAATTTTGCGCTGAGAACGTTTTGGGAAAATCAAAGAACATGCCATGCATGTCCATCATCCATCGTCCGCCGGTGATTTCACGGATCCGAGGCCATTCGGTATACCAGCCGTGGCTGGCATCGTTGCAATAGGCAGCCTTGGGCAGCAGGAAGGTATGCCATTCGCCATTGTCCAGAACTTTTAGACGCAGACTCCGGCGGTCCCAGCCCATCGACCAGACGGGATCGTTTCCGTCGCTTCCCCCGGTAATTCCGAAGGGACCTGTGACTTCGGTATATTGCCGTCTTTCAACAATTTTCCAGTTGGTGCCATCGAATTCAGCAAGGACACCCCGTTCTTCTTCGTTTTTAGCCGCACCGCCAACCAAGAGGTCGTCGTAAGTTCCAGCGTGTAATTCGCCATTGTTGGAAATCACCAGTCTGCCCTGGGATGTGTAGCCACCTTTTCCATGCCAGCCGGGGACCGGTTTTTTAAACAGTCGCTTGACGGCTAACGTGTGGACGTTGGCCTCCCAAATTGCCCCTTCCATGTCGATGTAGTAGACCATGTTTTGAGGGTCTTTTAGGTGTCGTGCGATGGCAGTCACGCGGATCGGCATGTCTTTCGGCAAAATGGCCCGGACGGAACCTTCGCTATCGATCAAATAGTGGGCGATAAGCAGTTGGTTCGATTCTTTGTGAATCATCCGGCCAGCCGGTGTGCCCCCAACACTTTCTGGGTGGATGGTCATCGGCAGCGATAGATCGGGATCGATCGAATAAAGCTTGTGTTCACTTCCCCCAGGCATGTGGGGTGCGTAGTTGACCATCCATAATTTGCCAGCCCAGGGGACAATTCCTCCGATCCCACATTCATTGTGCCCGCCGACGTAGTGCGCACCATTTTGGCTGTAGACGCCATAGGTGGTCAGATGAGGGTAGACCCCGCTGATAAACAGGTCGGTCCGCGGCGTTGGCGGAGCGGTTTTCGGAATCGAAGGTTCTTCGGGGGACGGTTGCTTTGCCGCCCTGGCTGTTTTTGTGTCAGGCCGATCTGCCGCCCAGAGGGATGACGGCAAACCGAAGACCAAAGCGGTAATCGCGATCGCGGTGCAGCTGAGAAAGTTTCGAATCATGATGTGCCGAAGAGAATGAATGCAGGTTTTCGTGGGAGGTTTCCACCTGCATTATATTACCCGAATCTTCAGCGAGGGAATTCCAACGACGGTCCCGGGATCATGTCTTTTGCGGAAGAGCTTCACTAGGAACATTTACCAAGCATCTGGATCGATGCCTCAAATTACTGAGGGGTGGTGTTCATCGGAAGCGTTCGCTCTGACAGGCTGTTGTCGAAATCGAGAATCGCTGCGGGGTCTCCGGCGACCATTTTGATCCTGGCCAGGTTCGCGCGAGCGATTTTTTCCTCTTCGACTTGTTCGGTGACAAACCATTGCAATTCGACCAGCGAAGCAAAGGCTCGCTGTTCCATGGCAAGCTGGAAAAGTGCGTCGATCCGCTCGGTGTTCTCCTTTTCTTGCTGCAGGGACCACTCAAAGATTTCCACGATCGACGCAAAGTTGTCACGAGGCGGGTTAACCTGCATGAATTTGACCGTGACGTCTCGGTCGAGCAGGAATTCGTAAATCTTCATCGCGTGGGTGTACTCTTCCTGAGCCTGAGCTCGCATCCAACCGGCACACCCAGTCAATTGTTCTTTTGCACACCATGCACTCATCGAAAGGTAGGAATACCAAGAATCAAGTTCCGCGGAGAACTGATCATTGAGTGCATCGCTAACGGGTTGGTTGGACATCGTTCGTCGTCGTTTGAGATAAGAAAGTTGGTTCCAGGCGATAGTGCCCAATTCATTAATTTATCGCTAATCCCCAACGTTGACAGCCCACCTTCGGAATCACTCCGATTCGTCGTAAAGCGACACTTTGACGATCGACTATTTTTACGCGTTCGGTGCCTAAAGGGTGCAAGTTCCAGACGATTGAGCGATAATCCAGTCGCATCCTAAATCCTTCGATAATTGGTGCGGCAAATTTCTTTGCTTCGAAGAGAGTGTTTGCATGCCGCGATACCTATTTCCCCTTCAAGAGGATCGATCCGTGGAACGAATTTTCGAATTTGGACTTTGCCTGCTGCTGATGATTGGAATGGGGGCGAAGCCAGGACTGACGGCCGACGATCCATCCAAGATTCGGGTTGAAGGGACAAGCGATACTGCGGAAGCGTCAAAGAACGCTCAAATCAGGAAAGTCCACAAGCAAACCGATGGAGTGGTTGTGGTGGAAGCAGAGGATTTTTCTGACGCCGATCGCCAAGAACACCGCAAATGGTATCTGACGACGACGGACATCACCCCCGATGTTCAACCCGACCCCGATGAAAACCATTCCAAGGGAGCGGGGGGGAACGCCTACTTAGAAATCTTGCCGGATACTCGTGTCACCCACGCAGATCCGTTGGTGAAGGGAGTAAGTTTTTCCAACCAAGGAGGCCAATGTAGTGTGCTGTCCTATCCCATTCAGTTTGAGGAACCGGGACGTTATTTTGTCTGGGTGCGGATGTGTTGCACTGGCAGCGAAGACAATGGTCTGCATGTAGGGATCGATGGCGAGTGGCCGGAATCAGGAGCTCGGATGCAGTTCACCGGCCATCACGGTGAATGGCAGTGGGATTCACGTCAGCGAACCGCAAAGGTCCATACCGGAGTGCTGGGGCAAATCTGGCTGGATATCGAAACCCCGGGATTGCACACCGTGATGTTTTCGATGCGGGAAGATGGATTCGAATTTGATCGATTCATGTTGACCAAAGAACCAAACGCGATGAAAAGCAAAAATGGTTCGCTTGGCCCACCGGCAAGTCCCTATAAGTAGATCCTAGGCGATGACCTGCAAGACGAATCAGGGTTTCCACATTCCGCGTCGATTGACGATCAGATGGGATTGAATTTAATTAATCGCATTTAACAATCGACGCTTGCCTGCCGCGCAGACGTCAACGCGATCTACTGGCGGTATCTCTATCGGATCCGCGCAAGCCGACCGACCATTTAATGGGGATATCAGCTTGATTCCTGGACGGCTCGCGCCGTTCGCTAAGAAATTAGCGGGGATTGGGGCTCGGCAGGTTTTGCGACCTGGGATGTTTTGCGAACTGCGATGTTTTGCGAACTGCGATGTTTTGCGAACTGGGATGTTTTGCGAACTGGGATCTTGATGACCAGACCGCAATCGAATTTCTGTTGCGGCACTGTGACTGATTGCACAGCGGGTCCGCTACTTAAGAGCGACCTCGAAGGCTGCTCCTTTGCGATTCGCGGCGCGATCCTTCCAGACTTCTCCGTTGGGGAATCGATGCCGTTCGATAAACTCGGGATGGAATTCTAGTCCCCAACCGTGGGCCGTTGGCGCGACATAACAACCGTCCTGTATCTTGACCGGTTGTTCGACGGCGTCTTGCAGAAAATCAATGTATTCGACCAGTTGGGTTTCAGAGTGGCCTGCCACAGCGATTTGATCCCACATTCCGTAGTGGCTGATCATGTTGCATAGTGCAATCCCGCCTCCGTGCGGACAGATTGGGATCTCGTATTTCGCAGCCATCAACACGATCGCCATAATGTCGTTGACTCCGGCGACTCGCACGGCATCAATCTGACAGTACTTAATGGCTCGGCTCTTAAGCAGTTGCTTGAAGATCACTGGGGAGGCTGCATGTTCACCACATGCCATTCCAAAACTTGCGCTCTTAAAAGTCTCAGCTAATTCGACATAGCCGAGAACATCGTCACGGGCGATCGGTTCCTCGATCCATTTAAGTCCAAAGGGGAGGTAGCGTTTGATGTGACGCTTTGCTTCTTCCAGGCCCCAATACTGATTTGCATCGACCATCAGATTGCAATCTGGACCGATGGCGTCACGCATGAAACGAATCCGTTCCACGTCCTGCTCGGAATCACGGCCGACCTTTAATTTGAACGAATCGAAACCTTGCTTCTGAAGGTTCTGGATTGTTTCCAGGATCTGCTGGTCACTAAGTCCTAGCCAACCGGCGGTACAGTAGGCTTTGGGGCCTTGAACCTGCATGTCACTTTGACGCCGGCCTAAAGCTGGTCGATTTCGCTGCAGAATTTCCAGTGCTTCTTCGGGCGTCAGGGCGTCTTGGATGTTTCTCCAGTCGATACAATCAACCACAAATTCAGGTTCCAGATCGACAAGTAACTTCCACATCGGCTTTCGGACCGCTTTGGCCCATAGATCAAATACCGCATTCAGGATTGCCCCGGCAGCCATTCGAAAGACTCCGTCGTGCAGCCAGCGGAGCTGATGATGGTCGATCAATCGTTGGTAGAGTGTGATCGGGGATTCGGTAAGCGATTCCAAATCCGCGCCGATCACCAGTTGGCACAAATCTTGAATCCCATGACAGATCCAGTCGGTCCCAGCACCAACGGTGAAAACAATCGATACCCCCTTTAAGCCAGAATCGGTTTTCAGGTGCAGGACCGCCGACGAGTAGTCGGGCATTTTGTGAAAAGGGTCGGAGCCGAGCATTTGGTCGGAAGTTGGAATCCGAAGATCGATGATTTCGGCTCCAGTAATCTTTATTGATTTCAAAGACACTTGTTCGGGCCCCGCTTTGCTGACTGAAAATATTTGGTGGATGGTTGATTGGACGAACAGAAAACAGAAACTTTGTCTCTCCATTTTCTTAGATAATACGCGAACGGTTATTGCTTCGCTGTGACGGGAGGAGGAATGACATACGGCGGACGGTCGAAATCGTCATTCAACCGTGGATCCTTCGAATCCCTTAGCACTGTCATCAGGCGGGATGCCAATTCGGATTTGACTTCTGCATACTCGGCTTGATCAGCAAGGTTGTCCAGTTGGTCGGGGTCGTCTGTCACGCGGTACAATTCCTCGCCGGGACGTTTCCCCAGCGTCTGTTCGAGCGACTGCGATGCTTGTTGGGTATCGCGATTCGCCAACAGCCATGCCTTCGTCAAACTGGCATCGAGGTCGCGGTAGGGCGATTCCGCCAGGCGATCATAGTTTCCGGCAGAGTCGATGTCTTCAATATTGTATGGTGCGCCGTTTGGCCAACGATTCGTTTTGAAGTTGCGGATGTACAGGTATTCGGGCGTCCGAATGGCGCGCATCGGGTAGGGCAGGTTGCCATCGCGAGCGGAATGGAAATGCAGTTCACGTCCAATAACGACTTGATTCCTTTGCGGGTTGATCCAGCCACTCTCCTCGGCAAGCAGTTGTCTGAGAAAACTCTTGCCATCCATTGATTTCGGAATTTCCAGGTCACTGGCTTCCAGCAACGTGGGACCAATGTCCATCACGTTCACAAAGTCATCGACCGTCCGACCAGCTTTCACTTTGCCAGGCCATCGAACCATTAAGGGAGCTTGCACCGACAAATCGTAGCAGTTTGTTTTTCCTCGAGGGACTCCGGGGATACCGTTGTCACCTGTGATGATGATTAGCGTGTTGTCCAGTTGCCCGGCCGCATCCAATTCGTCCAACATCGTGCCGAACATCGCGTCGGCTGCCTGTACTTCGCCTAAGTAGTCGGCAAAGTCGCGGCGTACGTCGTGCACATCGGGGAGGAATCTGGGAATCAGACCTTTGAGTGAATCCGGATCGATTCCCCACTGTTTTTCACCAGAATCGGGGGCAAAGGGGCGGTGTACGTTGATCGTTCCGTAGACAAAGAAAAATGGCTGATCGAGAGCGGCACTTGACCGCAGGACTCGCCGCATTTCATAGCGAGGATGGTTCAACGTTTCTTCGATACGTTGTTGCGTTTCGGCTTCGGTCTTTGCTTCACTAACGTACAGCCCGTAACGTCTATAGGGTTGCTGCGGAAGCGAGCGTTCGGCTTTGGTTGGT comes from the Roseimaritima multifibrata genome and includes:
- a CDS encoding enolase C-terminal domain-like protein is translated as MSLKSIKITGAEIIDLRIPTSDQMLGSDPFHKMPDYSSAVLHLKTDSGLKGVSIVFTVGAGTDWICHGIQDLCQLVIGADLESLTESPITLYQRLIDHHQLRWLHDGVFRMAAGAILNAVFDLWAKAVRKPMWKLLVDLEPEFVVDCIDWRNIQDALTPEEALEILQRNRPALGRRQSDMQVQGPKAYCTAGWLGLSDQQILETIQNLQKQGFDSFKLKVGRDSEQDVERIRFMRDAIGPDCNLMVDANQYWGLEEAKRHIKRYLPFGLKWIEEPIARDDVLGYVELAETFKSASFGMACGEHAASPVIFKQLLKSRAIKYCQIDAVRVAGVNDIMAIVLMAAKYEIPICPHGGGIALCNMISHYGMWDQIAVAGHSETQLVEYIDFLQDAVEQPVKIQDGCYVAPTAHGWGLEFHPEFIERHRFPNGEVWKDRAANRKGAAFEVALK
- a CDS encoding sulfatase family protein codes for the protein MNSDRQIKYDVAIRSVPCPVQFCTQHSMPKLFLLLIVLCGSTPAIAEDSRPNILFYFVDDWGRFANVYASPETPSLNDLLETPNFDRIAREGVRFNNAFVPVSSCGPCRASLVTGQYFWNCGSGAFLNGRASDWKTTPNPFRSMTYFPDLLRESGYMARRAIKTIHFTASKPTKAERSLPQQPYRRYGLYVSEAKTEAETQQRIEETLNHPRYEMRRVLRSSAALDQPFFFVYGTINVHRPFAPDSGEKQWGIDPDSLKGLIPRFLPDVHDVRRDFADYLGEVQAADAMFGTMLDELDAAGQLDNTLIIITGDNGIPGVPRGKTNCYDLSVQAPLMVRWPGKVKAGRTVDDFVNVMDIGPTLLEASDLEIPKSMDGKSFLRQLLAEESGWINPQRNQVVIGRELHFHSARDGNLPYPMRAIRTPEYLYIRNFKTNRWPNGAPYNIEDIDSAGNYDRLAESPYRDLDASLTKAWLLANRDTQQASQSLEQTLGKRPGEELYRVTDDPDQLDNLADQAEYAEVKSELASRLMTVLRDSKDPRLNDDFDRPPYVIPPPVTAKQ
- a CDS encoding ferritin produces the protein MSNQPVSDALNDQFSAELDSWYSYLSMSAWCAKEQLTGCAGWMRAQAQEEYTHAMKIYEFLLDRDVTVKFMQVNPPRDNFASIVEIFEWSLQQEKENTERIDALFQLAMEQRAFASLVELQWFVTEQVEEEKIARANLARIKMVAGDPAAILDFDNSLSERTLPMNTTPQ